In the Paramisgurnus dabryanus chromosome 18, PD_genome_1.1, whole genome shotgun sequence genome, CTCTACATTACTTGAACATTTTATCACTTCATATGGTGTTGAAAAAGCACACAGAGAATGGCTAAAACGAGCAGCACGGTAGCTGGTTTACCTCTCGGATGTTTGCGCTGTAAAAGAATCTTAACAGTGGTTTCAGCGGATCCTTTAAGGTGTAATGTCTGTAGGTTGAGGCTTCTCAAGTTGAGGCCCCGCAGTGTTGACGGTGTGGCCCTAACTGATCGGCCCCTGACCTGTGCTGCTGCACATTGATCCACAGAATGCCTCTTGTGTTAGGGTACACAAAAGCCAACAATGTTACACCAGAGCTAACATGAATACAGCTTAAAACTGAGGGTTTTAGTATAGTTCTTGATAAAGAAAATACATACAACTCCTCTGTTCAGTTGATGTCCTCCATCCCAAAAAGATGCAGAATTAATAGCACCCTCTGTTTATTCAAGGGAGacagttttattttaatcactATAATGTGGTGAGGAGTTACAACCTACTTACATTAAAAAGCACATCCTTGTAGGATTAACAACCTATACCATAAATGAAATAGACTATCATTATATAAATCAAAAAAGAGATTGCAATTCTGATGTTACCTTTGCAAACCAAGCAGCATGTATCTGGAACAGAAACTGGAGACGAGCATGTAATGGGCTGACAGGTTTTCAATCCACAGAATATATTTCCATTCTtccataaaacaagaaaaagaaaagaataTGCAGAAATCTCTCTCAGTTTCTAAAACTTAGtgaattaatttaataaatatgaaatttGCATGACTTACAGTACAAGTGCACATGACACACTGGTTGGACAGGCGAGATGGGATTAGCTCATGATTGGTAAATGTTTCCCCCGTCTGATATATAGTTCCATTATGCCTACAGGTTTTAATTGGTGCCCGAAGACCAGCAGGAGTCCTGTGCTCATCTGTGCCATAAAATATATCAGATGGTTCAAATAGTAATGTTATAGAAAGTAAGTATGGTATAAATAAGTACAAAGTCACTGACTTCATACACCTGTAAGGTGTGATATTGTACCTGCACATCGAGGGCAGCATTGCTGTGAACTTGTCACTGGATTTTCACAGCGCAGAACAGGACACTTGATGCTGCTGCATTTCACATGGCCAGACTACAAATAGTTACAAGGTTTACATGAAAGTAAATGAGGCAGACATAAATATTTTGCTCTATAATTATTTTTCCCATTTCCccatttgaatgcaaaatagtCTAATGTAAAAAAAGCATACTGGTGCTGCCTTTGGCACACTAATCCCAATTTCAACAAATATTCGGTATTCAGAATAGTCCATAATTTAATACATTCAGCAAAACTATATCGATAATATCTATGCAATTTTCGATACTGCATATCGCCCTAATGTTATAATAGGTGGGGCTGGCCTGGCGCACGACACGCGTGCGCATGCACAAACACGCAACCGATAATTCTTTATAGAGAATATAAAGTATTACCAGTTAGTGATTCATCACATGTACTCATATTCATCATTTATCTAAAACCCCTACAGCACATTATTAGAAATAATTGATTTAGGCTTGTAAGGTGAGTACGTACTTCGGTGCAAGTACAGCGCATGCAGGAGATGAATCCAAAGGGCTCCAGATAGGGATGCCAGCTATCTCCTGGCCTATACATCTTCTCTTTAAAAGTGCAATGCACACCCGACACTGCATGCAACACAAATACAATCGTGTATGACGTGGGCTTTGATTACATCAATCGATTGTgccaacaaaaacatttttttttttttaaattgcattaaaattttatttaataaagaatAAATCACAAAGACACTGCTTTTGTACGTCGGCATTATGTTACTTTATCACACACTGCAATTTTAAGTGTTGTAATGCTGGCAGACAGATGCATACAAGTGATGCAAATAAAATGTGATGCAAGGACAATGACTTACTTTTTCCCTGTCGCACTGCCTCCGTTTCACCCTGAACAAACCATCGCATTGTGGCCAAAATGAAAAGAGGTTTTAAGTAAATCatcatttttctcatcaagaaactCTGCCTTCACAAACTTCTCAGCACTTTGGAAGTACGACGGTAACTCGCTACAGTGCAAGTCTCTGCTGCGCTTCTAGGTTTTTTCAAAAGCGCCTCCTACTGGAAAACATACTAGTTGTTTGCTTTTTCAAACATTACACGATaggtttaaataatttaaatagtgagttaaaatcataaaacataaaaaacaaacaacagtAGGTTGCAGGTCGAGGTTTGTTGATAATTCGTGATAGTGCCATGTATTTTATGTTTCTGTATTTTTAGTCTgtattctgtatttttatttacagaaTATTTTCTATGCAAGCATTTCTTAATGAAATATTACCAGTAATGCTTTAACAAATTATAAACGAAAAAGCATGAAAGCAAAAAGATTACAGATGACTTAAGGAAATACCAGCCCAAGAAACATAATGTTTAGGCATTAAAATACAGACATGAATCCACCCACCCATTTTTAAGCCACTTGTGCAGGGTCACAAGAAGTTTATCCCAACATATTTTGGGTTGAAAAGAAAACATTATTGACAGagtttaaacaataaaaataccTAGACATGTAAGTGCATACATTTACATAAGTATATAATCAAAATTAATTCTGAaccaaatttaaataaaaaacagacagtAAAAAGGTGATAGGAAGTCACATAGACCAATATTTTGTTGCCAtcttttcaatattttaaactgatctttgtaaaaaaaagcaCATAGGTAGATTTAAATACAAAACACTTAATCAGTTTAGATCAGATCTCCTTAATCTCAAGATGTGCTGCTTGTTCCATTGATTCCCGATGGGCCATTTTGTATCTCCTCTGCATGTCCTTCAGCAAAGTCAATGCTTCCTCATAATCTTCCTTACAAATATTTTTCCCTCCACTGAGAACATTAACTGGATAGAGAATGCATACAATTACAACTGTGAGCACTTGGGATTGAAAAGACCATAAAGGAAAAGGTCAAATGAatcttaaaaaaacacatgcatatAAAATCAATCTGTTGATTAAAAGTAAGCATGGAGGTTGCCATGTCATTTCACTGAAGTTCATGCATGCAGCACAGTCAAACACACATGCAATCTGTTGAAGTGTTGAAATAATAATAGGAACAGCTGCACGGCCAAATAGAGCATTTCCAAGTACTGCACGACCATTATTATAACATTGCAGTTTGCCTGTTAGTTGACTTGTAAATCTTCAAGAACGTGT is a window encoding:
- the chrdl2 gene encoding chordin-like protein 2 encodes the protein MRKMMIYLKPLFILATMRWFVQGETEAVRQGKMSGVHCTFKEKMYRPGDSWHPYLEPFGFISCMRCTCTESGHVKCSSIKCPVLRCENPVTSSQQCCPRCADEHRTPAGLRAPIKTCRHNGTIYQTGETFTNHELIPSRLSNQCVMCTCTNGNIFCGLKTCQPITCSSPVSVPDTCCLVCKEGAINSASFWDGGHQLNRGVRHSVDQCAAAQVRGRSVRATPSTLRGLNLRSLNLQTLHLKGSAETTVKILLQRKHPRACVYSGKTYSHGDVWHPVLGKVLECILCTCRDSFQECRRITCPTQYPCQHPIKIEGKCCKICPELKAERNRSECHLGQEKNSLLVYKVESSSGSQSEEVRMIAIERQGSTEVEVQVWKTVEGVLHLMETDDIQKKDLIEHPENYTLLTTMDEDTWRKFKEVEDKHKDLSEIRSCEDGIKEVVKYLNPEQLDSLCAS